The proteins below are encoded in one region of Streptomyces cyanogenus:
- a CDS encoding 3-hydroxyacyl-CoA dehydrogenase family protein, with amino-acid sequence MTTADSASNAPADRAGLPFRRTAVIGLGTVGSGLVRALAAAGAHVTAVEADATRLADARTRIAGGPSAPDRITFTTGTALPADTELVVEAVPERLALKAAVLRTAAERCGLDTVFATTTSLSVAAVGTAAGLLTRTVGLHPVGHGPDGGAIEVIPAHATEAAVVRDAERLVAALDRTAVRAVDRPGFLSGGLLMAYLNGALALYERRYASRDDIDGAMRLGCGLPLGPLAHLDRIGLDSALDTLRGLYDLTGERRFLPSPVLGHMVAAGLLGMKSGRGFYRYPPGPTADAPAAGPVTAPRPVATVGVVGSGTMATGIAEVFARSGLPTTLVARTEVRAKGALDRVAGSLDRAVRRGKVSSDDARAAQERLRGCAHIESVAGCDLVVEAVAEELPVKREVFGRLDAVCRPGAVLATTTSSLPIVECATATARPEDVLGLHFFNPAPVMRLVEVVGTVLTAPDASATARAVCGRIGKHPVEVEDRPGFLVNALLFPYLNDAVRLLEEHRAPAGDLDAVMTVGCGYPMGPLALLDTIGLDVSLHIQRGLHRASHEPSLTPARPLEDLVAAGHLGRKSGHGFHRYR; translated from the coding sequence ATGACCACAGCAGACTCCGCCTCCAACGCGCCCGCCGACCGGGCGGGACTCCCGTTCCGGAGAACCGCGGTGATCGGCCTGGGCACGGTCGGCTCCGGGCTGGTCCGCGCGCTGGCCGCGGCCGGGGCACACGTGACGGCCGTGGAGGCGGACGCCACGCGGCTGGCCGACGCCCGCACCCGCATCGCGGGCGGGCCGTCGGCCCCGGACCGGATCACCTTCACCACCGGCACCGCGCTGCCGGCCGACACCGAACTCGTCGTGGAGGCCGTGCCCGAGCGGCTTGCGCTCAAGGCCGCCGTGCTGCGCACGGCCGCCGAACGCTGCGGCCTTGACACGGTGTTCGCCACGACGACGAGTCTGTCGGTGGCCGCCGTCGGAACCGCCGCCGGACTGCTGACGCGGACCGTCGGCCTGCATCCGGTCGGCCACGGGCCCGACGGCGGCGCCATCGAGGTGATCCCCGCGCACGCCACCGAGGCCGCCGTCGTACGCGACGCCGAGCGGCTGGTCGCCGCCCTGGACCGGACCGCGGTGCGGGCGGTCGACCGCCCGGGCTTCCTCTCGGGCGGGCTGCTGATGGCCTACCTGAACGGCGCACTCGCCCTGTACGAGCGGCGGTACGCCTCCAGGGACGACATCGACGGAGCCATGCGGCTGGGCTGCGGGCTCCCCCTCGGGCCGCTGGCCCACCTCGACCGGATCGGCCTCGACTCCGCCCTGGACACCCTGCGGGGGCTGTACGACCTGACGGGCGAGCGGCGGTTCCTGCCGTCACCGGTGCTCGGCCACATGGTCGCCGCCGGGCTGCTCGGCATGAAGTCCGGGCGCGGCTTCTACCGCTATCCGCCGGGACCCACGGCCGACGCCCCCGCGGCCGGTCCCGTCACCGCGCCCCGCCCGGTGGCCACGGTCGGGGTGGTCGGCTCCGGGACGATGGCCACGGGCATCGCCGAGGTGTTCGCTCGGTCCGGGCTGCCCACGACGCTGGTCGCCCGCACCGAAGTGCGGGCCAAGGGGGCGCTGGACCGGGTGGCGGGCTCACTGGACCGCGCCGTGCGGCGCGGCAAGGTCTCGTCCGACGACGCGCGGGCCGCGCAGGAGCGGCTGCGGGGCTGCGCCCACATCGAGTCGGTGGCCGGGTGCGACCTGGTGGTTGAGGCCGTCGCTGAGGAACTGCCCGTCAAACGGGAGGTGTTCGGACGGCTGGACGCGGTGTGCCGGCCGGGTGCCGTGCTCGCCACGACCACGTCGAGCCTGCCCATCGTGGAGTGCGCCACCGCCACGGCACGTCCCGAGGACGTCCTCGGCCTGCACTTCTTCAACCCGGCGCCGGTGATGCGCCTGGTGGAGGTGGTCGGCACGGTGCTGACGGCTCCGGACGCGTCGGCCACCGCCCGCGCGGTCTGCGGCCGGATCGGGAAGCACCCGGTGGAGGTCGAGGACCGTCCCGGTTTCCTCGTCAACGCGCTGCTCTTCCCGTACCTCAACGACGCCGTACGGCTGCTGGAGGAGCACCGGGCCCCGGCCGGCGACCTGGATGCCGTGATGACGGTGGGCTGCGGGTACCCCATGGGGCCGCTGGCGCTGCTCGACACCATCGGCCTGGACGTGTCGCTGCACATCCAGCGCGGGTTGCACCGGGCCTCTCACGAGCCCTCGCTGACCCCCGCCCGGCCTCTGGAGGATCTCGTGGCCGCCGGGCACCTGGGGCGCAAGAGCGGGCACGGGTTCCACCGCTACCGGTAG
- a CDS encoding amino acid adenylation domain-containing protein: MGRHTSASRNETGQPARGTAGAAGAFQGLYRLVIDTAAAHGGRPAVVAADGVLTYAELDRRADALAHTLATNGVGPGDRVVIWSAKSCAAVVAMQAVLRLGAAYVPVDGSSPVGRMALVARDCEARVVCAAQAREAEVTTELPAGAAYVALDAEHAQPAGETPGRRTASPGDLAYILYTSGSTGTPKGVCISHGNAVAFVEWAVAELSAGPADRFANHAPFTFDLSVLDLYAAFAVGASVHLIDAELAYAPVQLTEFLYEHEISVWYSVPSALMLMMHGGGLLDRPAPSSLRAVLFAGEPFPVTGVRQLAAWTGARLLNLYGPTETNVCTFHEVLAEDLTRDRPVPIGSPSCGDTVWAVNDDGRARPGEEGELYVEGPTVMLGYWGRDPQRGPYATGDIVLVRPDGSFDYMGRQDHMVKVRGHRVELGEVEAALNSHPAVENSAVIVAGSGLSARLAAFVVLAADSTAGVLALKRHCAERLPPYMIADSIAFVPQLPHTSNGKVDRSALAGRLTAPSPDGPAPATGHPAGAPAHAATI; the protein is encoded by the coding sequence ATGGGCCGGCACACGAGCGCATCCCGCAACGAGACCGGGCAGCCCGCCCGCGGTACCGCAGGTGCGGCCGGCGCCTTCCAGGGCCTGTACCGCCTGGTGATCGACACGGCCGCGGCACACGGCGGCCGCCCGGCGGTGGTCGCCGCGGACGGCGTGCTGACCTACGCCGAACTCGACCGGCGTGCCGACGCACTGGCCCACACACTGGCCACGAACGGCGTGGGCCCCGGTGACCGGGTGGTGATCTGGTCCGCGAAGTCCTGCGCCGCCGTGGTCGCGATGCAGGCGGTGCTGCGCCTGGGCGCCGCGTACGTCCCGGTGGACGGCTCAAGCCCGGTGGGCCGGATGGCGCTGGTGGCCCGCGACTGCGAAGCCCGGGTGGTGTGCGCGGCGCAGGCCCGCGAGGCCGAGGTCACCACCGAACTGCCCGCCGGTGCCGCGTACGTGGCGCTGGACGCGGAGCATGCGCAGCCCGCGGGTGAGACGCCCGGGCGCCGCACGGCAAGCCCCGGCGACCTCGCCTACATCCTGTACACCTCCGGGTCCACCGGCACGCCCAAGGGCGTGTGCATCAGCCACGGCAACGCAGTCGCATTCGTCGAGTGGGCCGTCGCGGAACTGTCCGCCGGCCCCGCCGACCGCTTCGCGAACCACGCGCCGTTCACCTTCGACCTGTCCGTGCTGGATCTGTACGCGGCGTTCGCCGTGGGCGCGTCGGTGCATCTCATCGACGCAGAACTCGCCTACGCGCCCGTCCAGTTGACCGAATTCCTGTACGAGCACGAGATCAGCGTCTGGTACTCGGTGCCGTCCGCGCTGATGCTGATGATGCACGGCGGCGGGCTGCTGGACCGCCCCGCTCCGTCCTCTCTGCGGGCCGTGCTCTTCGCGGGCGAGCCGTTCCCCGTCACGGGGGTGCGCCAGCTCGCCGCTTGGACCGGGGCCCGGCTGCTGAACCTGTACGGCCCCACCGAGACAAACGTCTGCACCTTCCACGAGGTTCTCGCCGAGGACCTGACGCGCGACCGTCCCGTACCGATCGGATCGCCCTCGTGCGGCGACACGGTCTGGGCGGTCAACGACGACGGACGGGCCCGGCCGGGCGAGGAGGGCGAGCTGTATGTGGAAGGCCCCACCGTCATGCTCGGATACTGGGGACGGGACCCGCAGCGCGGCCCCTACGCCACCGGCGACATCGTGCTGGTCAGGCCGGACGGCTCCTTCGACTACATGGGCCGCCAGGACCACATGGTCAAGGTCCGCGGACACCGCGTCGAGCTGGGCGAGGTCGAGGCCGCGCTCAACAGCCATCCCGCGGTCGAGAACTCCGCCGTGATCGTCGCGGGCTCGGGGCTGAGCGCCCGGCTGGCCGCGTTCGTCGTCCTGGCCGCGGACTCCACGGCTGGGGTACTCGCACTCAAGCGGCACTGCGCCGAGCGGCTTCCGCCGTACATGATCGCCGACAGCATCGCGTTCGTGCCGCAGCTGCCGCACACCAGCAACGGCAAGGTCGACCGGTCCGCGCTCGCCGGCCGGCTCACCGCCCCGTCCCCCGACGGCCCCGCCCCTGCCACCGGCCACCCGGCCGGTGCGCCCGCGCACGCCGCGACCATCTGA
- a CDS encoding acyl carrier protein, which yields MAEKTAPTEAEVSQKLMDFIRDNFLSGDPNGELQKTTPLLEWGVLDSLKVAMLLNFLRGELGVTVPFEKMSGGNFKDINRISALVCELLEARSPAVTTD from the coding sequence ATGGCCGAGAAGACGGCGCCCACCGAGGCGGAGGTCAGTCAGAAGCTGATGGACTTCATCCGCGACAACTTCCTCTCGGGCGACCCGAACGGCGAACTGCAGAAGACCACGCCGCTGTTGGAGTGGGGCGTGCTCGATTCGCTGAAGGTCGCGATGCTGCTCAACTTCCTCCGTGGCGAACTGGGCGTGACCGTGCCCTTCGAGAAGATGAGCGGCGGAAACTTCAAGGACATCAACCGGATCTCGGCTCTCGTGTGCGAGCTGCTTGAGGCGCGGTCCCCCGCGGTCACCACCGACTGA
- a CDS encoding acyl-CoA dehydrogenase family protein: protein MDFDLTNDQRKACAALREAARDLFDEAAAAPAEYRDRDAWRSAAGLGMAGLCLPREFGGGGLGALDTALRLEAFGAGCADTGLVFALAAHLLACAVPVSAFASDATRKDLLPGMSSAELIAANAMTEDEAGSDVGRLATTAVLDGDAYVLDGVKSFASNAPIADVFVTYATTDTSLGFLGISAFAVPRDLPGITVSAPMAKMGLHGCAAGRVEFHGCRVPARLRLGAEGQGSAVFQYSMGWERACLPALYLGVMEEQLERCVAHARTRRQFGHPIAEFQAVSHRLAAMRQRLEGARWLLYRACWLLDRDREEQVAAAALAKTAVSEAAVANSLDAVQVFGGSGYLAATGIERNLRDSVPAAIFSGTTEMQREILVRKAGL from the coding sequence ATGGACTTCGATCTCACCAACGACCAGCGCAAGGCGTGCGCGGCCCTGCGGGAGGCAGCCCGCGACCTGTTCGACGAAGCCGCCGCCGCACCTGCGGAGTACCGCGACCGAGACGCCTGGCGCTCGGCCGCCGGACTGGGGATGGCCGGGCTGTGCCTGCCCCGCGAGTTCGGCGGCGGCGGCCTCGGCGCCCTGGACACGGCGCTGCGTCTGGAGGCGTTCGGGGCGGGCTGCGCCGACACCGGTCTGGTGTTCGCACTGGCCGCCCATCTGCTCGCCTGCGCCGTACCGGTCAGCGCCTTCGCTTCCGACGCCACCCGCAAGGACCTGCTGCCGGGGATGAGTTCGGCCGAGCTGATCGCCGCCAACGCCATGACCGAGGACGAGGCCGGCTCCGATGTGGGCCGTCTCGCCACCACCGCGGTCCTCGACGGCGACGCCTACGTGCTCGACGGGGTCAAGTCCTTCGCCAGCAACGCGCCCATCGCGGACGTGTTCGTCACCTACGCGACCACGGACACCTCCCTGGGGTTCCTCGGGATCAGCGCGTTCGCCGTGCCCCGGGACCTGCCCGGCATCACCGTCAGCGCGCCGATGGCCAAGATGGGACTGCACGGCTGCGCGGCCGGCCGGGTCGAGTTCCACGGCTGCCGGGTTCCCGCCCGCCTGCGCCTCGGCGCCGAGGGCCAGGGCAGCGCGGTGTTCCAGTACTCGATGGGCTGGGAGCGCGCCTGTCTGCCGGCGCTCTACCTGGGCGTGATGGAGGAACAGCTGGAGCGCTGCGTGGCACACGCCCGTACGCGCCGCCAGTTCGGCCACCCGATCGCCGAGTTCCAGGCCGTCTCGCACCGTCTGGCGGCCATGCGCCAGCGCCTGGAGGGCGCCCGCTGGCTGCTGTACCGGGCCTGCTGGCTGCTGGACCGGGACCGCGAGGAACAGGTCGCCGCCGCGGCGCTGGCCAAGACAGCCGTGTCCGAGGCCGCGGTCGCCAACAGCCTCGACGCCGTGCAGGTCTTCGGCGGCAGCGGCTACCTGGCGGCCACGGGGATCGAACGCAACCTGCGGGACTCCGTGCCCGCAGCGATCTTCTCCGGTACCACGGAGATGCAGCGGGAGATCCTCGTCCGGAAGGCGGGGCTGTGA
- a CDS encoding DUF6059 family protein has protein sequence MTSTPPGPSDAARYARGAGRMTLRCLRLLGRMLAQFGLLWIPVPPSLADDGRSRPPVRVKRDPGGPALYHPERLCPDIPLTALERALQRQLWVVDDEHPGNPPVTGGRA, from the coding sequence GTGACGAGCACACCGCCGGGGCCCTCGGACGCGGCCCGGTACGCCCGCGGGGCCGGCCGGATGACGCTGCGCTGCCTGCGCCTGCTCGGGCGCATGCTCGCCCAGTTCGGCCTGCTCTGGATTCCTGTCCCGCCCTCCCTGGCGGATGACGGGCGGTCCCGGCCGCCGGTGCGGGTGAAACGGGACCCCGGCGGGCCCGCGCTGTACCACCCCGAACGGCTCTGTCCCGACATACCGTTGACCGCGCTGGAGCGGGCCCTGCAGCGGCAGTTGTGGGTGGTCGACGACGAGCACCCGGGCAATCCGCCGGTCACCGGCGGTCGGGCGTGA
- the rfbH gene encoding lipopolysaccharide biosynthesis protein RfbH, with the protein MGDVKALILEGVRKYHQEREGVPEFVPGVTEIWPSGAVLDEEDRLALVESALDLRIAAGTRSRKFESEFARKLKRRKAHLTNSGSSANLLALSALTSPVLEDRRLRPGDEVVTVAAGFPTTVNPILQNGLVPVFVDVDLRTYNTTADRLARAIGPKTRAIVIAHALGNPFEASEIAQLAEDHGLFLIEDNCDAVGSTYDGRLTGSFGDLSTVSFYPAHHLTMGEGGCVLTSNLALARIVESLRDWGRDCWCEPGESNKCLKRFGFQMGELPDGYDHKYIFSHLGYNLKATDLQAALGLSQLSRLDEFVAARRENWRRLREGLDGVPWLLLPEPTPRSEPSWFGFALTVDPQAPFSRAELTEFLEARRIGTRRLFAGNLTRQPAYVDQPYRVSGELTNSDIITRQTLWVGVYPALTHEMLDYVIASIRQFVESPRR; encoded by the coding sequence ATGGGTGACGTCAAGGCGTTGATTCTCGAAGGGGTCCGCAAGTACCACCAGGAGCGGGAAGGCGTACCGGAGTTCGTCCCCGGCGTCACCGAGATCTGGCCCTCCGGCGCGGTGCTGGACGAGGAGGACCGGCTGGCGCTGGTGGAGTCCGCGCTGGACCTGCGGATCGCGGCGGGCACCCGTTCCCGGAAGTTCGAGTCGGAGTTCGCCCGCAAGCTCAAGCGGCGCAAGGCCCATCTCACCAACTCGGGTTCGTCGGCCAACCTGCTCGCGCTGTCCGCGCTCACCTCACCCGTGCTCGAGGACCGCCGGCTGCGCCCCGGCGACGAGGTGGTGACCGTGGCCGCCGGCTTCCCCACGACCGTGAACCCCATCCTGCAGAACGGGCTCGTGCCCGTCTTCGTCGACGTTGACCTGCGCACGTACAACACCACCGCGGACCGGCTGGCGCGGGCGATCGGCCCCAAGACCCGGGCCATCGTGATCGCGCACGCGCTGGGCAACCCCTTCGAGGCGTCCGAGATCGCTCAACTCGCCGAGGACCACGGCCTCTTCCTGATCGAGGACAACTGCGACGCGGTGGGCTCCACCTACGACGGCCGGCTGACCGGATCCTTCGGTGACCTGTCCACCGTGAGCTTCTACCCGGCCCACCACCTCACGATGGGCGAGGGCGGGTGCGTGCTGACGTCCAACCTGGCGCTGGCCCGTATCGTGGAGTCGCTGCGCGACTGGGGCAGGGACTGCTGGTGCGAGCCGGGTGAGAGCAACAAGTGCCTGAAGCGGTTCGGCTTTCAGATGGGGGAGCTCCCGGACGGCTACGACCACAAGTACATCTTCTCGCACCTCGGTTACAACCTGAAGGCCACCGATCTCCAGGCGGCCCTGGGACTGAGCCAGCTCTCCCGGCTCGACGAGTTCGTCGCCGCCCGGCGCGAGAACTGGCGGCGGCTGCGGGAGGGCCTGGACGGGGTGCCGTGGCTGCTGCTGCCCGAGCCCACCCCGCGCAGCGAACCCAGCTGGTTCGGCTTCGCCCTCACCGTCGATCCGCAGGCGCCCTTCAGCCGGGCCGAGCTGACCGAGTTCCTGGAAGCACGCAGGATCGGCACCCGCAGGCTGTTCGCGGGCAACCTGACCAGGCAGCCGGCGTACGTGGACCAGCCCTACCGCGTCTCGGGGGAGCTGACCAACAGCGACATCATCACCCGGCAGACCCTGTGGGTGGGCGTGTACCCGGCGCTCACCCACGAAATGCTCGACTACGTGATCGCCTCCATCCGGCAGTTCGTCGAGTCCCCCCGCCGATGA
- a CDS encoding NAD-dependent epimerase/dehydratase family protein, which translates to MTTAHHPAAAPTAEPGPGTTGPAPSVLVLGGTGFLGRHICAAFGATGARLTRVAREAPVDASDVPFIRVDLMDATSERIAEILGATGADIVVNSVGAVWHVGEREMYEANAELVRRLVAAMTSMPGRPRLVHLGSIHEYGPVPRGTRISEEVPTAPDTTYGRSKLLGARLVLDAAAEGTLDGTVLRIANVAGPGTPRESLLGILARRLRERARAAAGEPPPVLRLAPLTAWRDFVDVRDVAGAVVAAARADVCGQVVNIGSGEAVEVRQVVRRLVALSGLSLTVVEDQDRDEQRGDLQWQRCDVSLALRLLGWQPQLSLERSLHDLLVETGVGVLTRSGGA; encoded by the coding sequence ATGACCACGGCACACCACCCGGCCGCCGCGCCGACCGCCGAACCGGGGCCCGGCACGACCGGTCCCGCCCCGTCCGTCCTGGTCCTGGGCGGGACCGGATTCCTGGGACGGCACATCTGCGCCGCTTTCGGCGCCACGGGCGCGCGGCTCACCCGGGTGGCCCGCGAGGCGCCCGTCGACGCCAGTGACGTCCCGTTCATCCGCGTCGACCTCATGGACGCCACATCGGAGCGAATCGCCGAGATCCTCGGTGCCACCGGGGCCGACATCGTCGTCAACTCCGTCGGTGCCGTCTGGCACGTCGGCGAACGCGAGATGTACGAGGCCAACGCCGAGTTGGTGCGGCGTCTGGTCGCCGCCATGACCTCGATGCCCGGCCGGCCGCGTCTGGTCCACCTCGGCTCGATCCACGAGTACGGCCCGGTGCCCCGTGGCACCCGCATCAGCGAGGAAGTGCCGACGGCGCCGGACACCACCTACGGCCGGTCGAAACTGCTCGGCGCCCGGCTGGTGCTGGACGCGGCCGCCGAGGGAACGCTGGACGGCACCGTCCTGCGGATCGCGAACGTGGCCGGGCCGGGCACCCCGCGCGAGAGCCTGCTGGGCATCCTGGCCCGCCGGCTGCGTGAGCGCGCCCGGGCAGCGGCGGGCGAGCCGCCCCCGGTCCTGCGGCTGGCGCCGCTGACGGCATGGCGGGACTTCGTCGACGTACGCGATGTGGCCGGTGCCGTCGTCGCCGCCGCCCGCGCGGACGTCTGCGGACAGGTGGTCAACATCGGCAGCGGCGAGGCGGTGGAGGTCCGCCAGGTGGTCCGCCGGCTGGTCGCACTGAGCGGTCTGAGTCTGACCGTGGTCGAGGACCAGGACCGCGACGAGCAACGAGGCGACCTGCAGTGGCAGCGGTGCGACGTCTCCCTCGCCCTGCGGCTGCTCGGCTGGCAGCCGCAGCTGAGCCTGGAGCGCTCGCTGCACGACCTTTTGGTGGAAACCGGAGTCGGCGTGCTGACTCGTTCAGGAGGGGCTTGA
- a CDS encoding Gfo/Idh/MocA family protein encodes MTAAAQDRIVGGTPHHGRIRVGVLGTSEFARRRMMAAIRGHPGAELAAVASRDPARAAHTAAQHGCAAAADYGELLARDDIDAVYLPLPNALHHEWALAAMESGKHVLAEKPLTTSAADTAELVGVAARTGRVLRENFCFLHHGQHRTVRDLLRGGRIGRLRRFTGAFCIPPRPAADVRHRPELGGGALLDTGVYPIRAAQFFLGDDLSVTGALLRQDAATGVDVGGSALLRAAGGEIVTVDFGFEHGYGSLYQLWGSEGRLTLERAFTPPPDLAPVLRVDRQGEPVHTVLPAEDQYAATVGAFAAAVRRARDLGTDPDHQAWAAAAVRTAELVEEISRCAQHITVETRERG; translated from the coding sequence ATGACCGCCGCTGCCCAGGACCGCATCGTCGGCGGCACCCCACACCACGGCAGGATCCGCGTCGGGGTGCTGGGCACCTCCGAGTTCGCCCGCCGCCGCATGATGGCGGCGATCCGCGGGCACCCCGGCGCCGAACTCGCCGCCGTCGCCAGCCGCGACCCGGCGCGGGCCGCGCACACGGCCGCCCAGCACGGCTGCGCGGCCGCCGCCGACTACGGGGAGCTGCTGGCCCGCGACGACATCGACGCGGTGTACCTTCCGCTGCCCAACGCGCTGCATCACGAATGGGCGCTGGCCGCGATGGAGAGCGGCAAGCACGTGCTGGCCGAGAAACCGCTGACGACGTCGGCCGCCGACACCGCCGAACTGGTAGGGGTGGCCGCGCGCACCGGACGTGTCCTGCGGGAGAACTTCTGCTTCCTCCACCACGGCCAGCACCGCACTGTGCGCGACCTGCTGCGGGGCGGACGGATCGGGCGGCTGCGCCGCTTCACCGGAGCCTTCTGCATCCCGCCGCGGCCTGCCGCCGACGTGCGCCACCGGCCCGAACTCGGCGGCGGTGCGCTGCTCGACACGGGTGTGTACCCGATCAGAGCCGCCCAGTTCTTCCTCGGCGACGACCTGTCAGTGACCGGAGCGCTGCTGCGGCAGGACGCCGCGACCGGGGTGGACGTCGGCGGGTCGGCGCTGCTGCGCGCGGCCGGCGGCGAGATCGTCACCGTCGACTTCGGCTTCGAGCACGGCTACGGCTCCCTCTACCAGCTGTGGGGCAGCGAGGGACGGCTCACGCTGGAGCGCGCCTTCACCCCGCCGCCGGACCTCGCCCCGGTGCTGCGCGTCGACCGGCAGGGGGAGCCGGTGCATACCGTGCTGCCGGCCGAGGACCAGTACGCCGCGACGGTGGGCGCGTTCGCCGCGGCCGTGCGCAGGGCCCGGGACCTCGGCACGGACCCGGACCATCAGGCCTGGGCGGCCGCCGCCGTGCGGACCGCGGAACTCGTCGAGGAGATCAGCCGATGCGCCCAGCACATCACGGTGGAGACGAGAGAACGCGGATGA
- the rfbA gene encoding glucose-1-phosphate thymidylyltransferase RfbA, whose product MKGILLAGGSGTRLHPLTRAVSKQLLPVYNKPMVYYPLSVLMLAGIREVLVISNPDNIDLFRHLLGDGTRLGMQIDFAVQPSPDGIAEAFTIGSEHIGTDPVALILGDNIFHGPNFSPLLRRNVQEIDGCVLFGYAVSDPERYGVGVVDAEGTLLELEEKPARPRSNLAVTGLYLYDNDVVDIAKNLQPSARGELEITDVNRVYLERGNARLVNLGRGFAWLDTGTHDSLLLASQYVQVLEQRQGTRIACVEEIAYRMGFIDADDCYRLGVEIGASDYGAYLRDIAKGET is encoded by the coding sequence ATGAAAGGCATCCTGCTCGCCGGCGGAAGCGGCACTCGGCTTCACCCGTTGACACGCGCCGTGTCCAAGCAGCTGCTTCCCGTTTACAACAAACCCATGGTTTATTACCCGCTTTCCGTTCTCATGCTGGCCGGAATCCGGGAAGTCCTGGTCATTTCGAACCCCGACAATATCGATCTGTTCCGTCATCTCCTGGGAGACGGAACACGGCTCGGCATGCAGATCGACTTCGCGGTCCAGCCGTCCCCGGACGGCATCGCCGAGGCGTTCACCATCGGCTCGGAGCACATCGGCACCGATCCGGTGGCGCTGATCCTGGGCGACAACATCTTCCACGGGCCCAACTTCTCGCCGCTGCTGCGCCGCAACGTGCAGGAGATCGACGGCTGCGTACTCTTCGGATACGCGGTCTCGGATCCCGAGCGGTACGGCGTCGGTGTGGTGGACGCCGAGGGCACGCTGCTGGAGCTGGAGGAGAAGCCGGCCCGCCCCCGTTCGAACCTGGCCGTCACCGGGCTCTACCTCTACGACAACGACGTCGTGGACATCGCGAAGAACCTGCAGCCCTCGGCCCGGGGCGAACTGGAGATCACCGACGTCAACCGCGTCTACCTGGAGCGCGGCAACGCCCGCCTGGTCAACCTCGGCCGGGGCTTCGCGTGGCTCGACACGGGGACGCACGACTCGCTGCTGCTGGCCAGCCAGTACGTGCAGGTGCTGGAGCAGCGCCAGGGGACGCGCATCGCGTGCGTGGAGGAGATCGCCTACCGCATGGGGTTCATCGACGCCGATGACTGCTACCGGCTCGGCGTGGAGATCGGCGCCTCCGACTACGGCGCCTACCTGAGGGACATCGCCAAAGGAGAGACATGA
- the rfbB gene encoding dTDP-glucose 4,6-dehydratase: MRILVTGGAGFIGSHFVRQLTTGAYPEYDDAEVIVLDRFTYAGNEANLAPVAGSSRLRVVRGDICDTAVVDTVMPGTDLVVHFAAESHVDRSIAGAAEFVRTNVQGTHTLLQAAADHGASRFVHVSTDEVYGSIEHGSWPEDHPLRPNSLYAASKASSDLVALAFHRTHDLPVCVTRCSNNYGPYQNPEKAIPLFVTNLLTGHPVPLYGDGRNVRDWLHVDDHCRALALVAAEGTPGEIYNIGGGTELTNRDLVSRLLELLDAGPEMVEQVADRKAHDRRYSVDCTKIRTELGYAPRVPFEQGLADTVRWYADHRDWWEPLRPQPAGGAGSLTEVSC, translated from the coding sequence GTGCGCATCCTGGTGACGGGCGGCGCCGGGTTCATCGGCTCGCACTTCGTCCGGCAGCTGACGACCGGCGCGTATCCCGAGTACGACGACGCCGAGGTGATCGTCCTCGACCGGTTCACCTACGCGGGCAACGAGGCCAACCTGGCGCCCGTGGCCGGCTCTTCGCGGCTGCGGGTGGTGCGCGGCGACATCTGCGACACCGCCGTGGTCGACACGGTCATGCCCGGCACCGACCTGGTCGTGCACTTCGCGGCCGAGTCCCATGTCGACCGCTCCATAGCGGGCGCGGCCGAGTTCGTCCGGACGAACGTCCAGGGCACGCACACCCTGCTGCAGGCTGCGGCCGACCACGGCGCGAGCAGGTTCGTGCACGTGTCCACCGACGAGGTGTACGGGTCGATCGAGCACGGCTCCTGGCCGGAGGACCACCCGTTGCGGCCCAACTCCCTCTACGCGGCGTCGAAGGCCTCCTCCGATCTGGTGGCCCTGGCCTTCCACCGCACGCACGACCTGCCCGTGTGCGTCACGCGCTGCTCGAACAACTACGGGCCGTACCAGAACCCGGAGAAGGCGATCCCGCTGTTCGTCACGAACCTGCTGACGGGGCATCCGGTCCCGCTGTACGGCGACGGCCGCAACGTGCGCGACTGGCTGCACGTGGACGACCACTGTCGGGCGCTGGCACTGGTGGCCGCAGAGGGGACGCCCGGCGAGATCTACAACATCGGCGGCGGCACCGAGCTCACCAACCGCGATCTGGTCTCCCGGCTGCTGGAACTGCTGGACGCGGGCCCGGAGATGGTCGAGCAGGTGGCCGACCGCAAGGCGCACGACCGCCGCTACTCGGTGGACTGCACCAAGATCCGCACCGAGCTCGGATACGCTCCCCGCGTCCCCTTCGAGCAGGGCCTGGCGGACACCGTCCGCTGGTATGCCGACCACCGCGACTGGTGGGAGCCGCTGCGCCCCCAGCCCGCCGGCGGGGCCGGATCCCTCACGGAGGTGTCATGCTGA